The Reichenbachiella carrageenanivorans region ATATGGTGAATCAGGCGAGTAGAAGCAAAGCGCCTATACAGAAGCTGGCGGATAAAATATCTGGGTATTTTGTGCCTGCTGTGGTGGGTGTTTCGATTATTACGTTTGGTGTATGGGTTGTTTTTGGCCCTGAGCCTCAATTCGTTTATGCGCTAGTCAATGCCATTGCTGTATTGATTATTGCGTGTCCATGCGCACTTGGACTAGCCACGCCTATGTCCGTTATGGTAGGGGTGGGCAAGGGCGCTGAATTAGGGGTGCTAATTAAAAATGCAGCTTCGCTTGAAAGAATGAATAAAGTAGATGTACTTATCATTGATAAAACTGGTACAGTGACCGAAGGCCAGCCAACGGTAGAGGAGGTAGTGGCTTTAGGTTTTGATCAAACAGAACTGCTTCAGCAGATAGCTTCAGTTAATCAACGGAGTGAACACCCATTGGCGGAAGCCATTGTGCGATATGCCCAAGATGAGGGAGTTACACTACAATCGATCACCGATTTTGAATCAGTGACTGGCAAGGGGGTAACGGCTAAAGTAGGCGGGCAGCTGACTGCGATAGGCAATGAGAAACTTTTGCTGGATTATGAAGTTAAGCTAAATAATGTGGCACATGAATTTGCGAAAAAACATCAGTCAGTGGGACGTACGGTTTCGTATGTGGCTGTTGATGGTAGATTAGTGGGGCTAGTAGCTATTGGGGACAAGATAAAGTCCACCAGCAAACAAGCGATAGAGGACTTGAAAGCCAATGGAATAAAAGTGATTATGATGACTGGCGATCATATGCGTACGGCTCAGGCTGTGGGAGACGAGCTGTCGTTGGACGAAGTGGTGGCAGACTGTCTTCCTGCCGACAAAATGGAAAAAGTGAAAGCACTGCAGTCCCAAGGCCTAGTCGTAGCCATGGCTGGAGATGGCATCAATGATGCGCCAGCTCTGGCGTTAGCAGATGTGGGGATAGCGATGGGTACAGGAACGGATATAGCCATAGAAAGTGCAGCCATTACGTTGGTGAAGGGCGACCTACATGGTATCGTAAAAGCTAGAATACTGAGCGAAAAAGTGATGCGAAACGTAAAGCAAAATTTGTTTTTCGCTTTACTATACAATGGATTTGGTGTGCCCTTGGCGGCAGGCGTATTGTTTCCGTTTTTCGGTATTTTATTGTCGCCCATGATAGCTGCTTTGGCTATGAGTTTTAGTTCGGTATCAGTGATTTCCAATGCGCTCCGATTGAGAGTAGCTAAAATAGTGTAAGATTTTTGAGATCTTTTTGTCTTAATTTGCCGTACTTTATCTAATTAAATGAAACAGTTGACATCCATATTACTTGCTGCGGCCATGCTTTTTGGGAGTATGGGCTTTTCTATGGGGACCCATTTTTGTGGGGGCGAGGCGATGATGGATGTACTCGTGCTGGGGCATGAGCATATGGATTGTGGAATGGGTGATATGGATCAAACCTGTGAAGCCGATAGCCACACACTTACAATCAAAAAAGCGCCTTGTTGTGAAAATGTATATTGGTCGTTACAACTTGAAGAAGTATATGCACATGATATAGCTGCTGTGTCTGTACAGCCTATGATTGCTGCAGTGTTGCTCTACGATTGGTCTACCTCTCCTTGGCAAGAAGTGGAGTTGCTCAAGTTTTTTGTGCCGTATACCCCGCCACCACTCCGACGCGTACTTCGTGTCTTATACCAAACATTCCGTCTTTGATACTTGATCCGTTCGTCGAGAGTCTTTTTTGAGAAAGCTCTTGCCGTTTAGTTGTGTCTGATTTTTCAGACACTATAGATTTCTAAAGTATCAAAACCTATGTTGAATCGAATTATACGTTTTTTCTTAGCGCATAAGCTAGTCACTGTATTGCTTATGATCGTGCTGATTGGCTGGGGGCTTATCACAGCTCCTTTTGGTTGGAAGACTCTTTTTTTGCCTTCGGATCCTGTGCCTGTCGATGCTATTCCAGATATTGGTGAAAACCAACAAATTATTTTTACGCCTTGGATGGGGCGATCTCCTCAAGATATAGAGGATCAAATTACTTATCCATTGACGACTTCCTTGCTGGGTATCCCCGGGGTAAAATCGATCAGGAGTTCGTCCGTTTTTGGATTTTCGAGTATCTATATCATTTTTAATGAAGACGTAGAGTTTTATTGGTCGCGTTCGCGAATTTTAGAAAAGCTCAATTCGTTACCCGTAGATCTTTTGCCAGATGGGGTTCGTCCTTCTTTAGGGCCAGATGCTACAGCACTTGGTCAGGTCTATTGGTACACGATCGAAGGGCGGGACAGAGACGGAAATCCTACTGGGGGGTGGGACTTACATGAAATAAGGTCTGTACAGGACTTTTTTGTCAAGTATGGGTTGAATGCCGTGGAGGGCGTGTCTGAAGTGGCTTCCATTGGAGGGTTTGTTCAGGAGTATCAAATAGATGTGAACCCTGACGCACTCAATGCCTATGATATTTCGCTACAGCAGGTCATGGATGCAGTCAGGAAATCCAACAGAGACGTAGGTGCAAAAACCATCGAAATCAACCAAGCGGAGTATTTGGTGCGAGGGTTGGGGTATATAAAATCTATTGCTGACATAGAAGAAACAGTAGTGGACGTGTCAGCACATCACGTACCGATTACCATCAAGGATATAGCTTTAGTAACTCTCGGGCCAGCCACACGGAGAGGGCTGCTCGACAAGGAGGGAGCGGAAGTAGTAGGAGGTGTGGTCGTAGCGCGTCATGGTTCCAATCCACTTGCCGTGATCAACAAAGTCAAAGACAAAATCAAAGATTTGTCAGGCGGTTTGCCTAAAAAGACCCTAGCCAATGGTGTAGAAAGTCAGTTGACGATCGTACCTTTCTATGATCGCACACAGCTGATCAACGAAACGCTTGGCACATTGGAGGAAGCACTTTCGTTAGAAATACTCATTACCATACTGGTGGTGATCGTAATGGTGCTCAACTTACGGGCTTCTATCCTCATTGCAGGATTACTACCTATTGCGGTATTGATGGTGTTTATCGCCATGCGCTATTTGGGGGTAGATGCCAATATTGTTGCCCTTTCGGGAATAGCCATTGCTATCGGTACTATGGTGGACTTGGGTATTGTCCTGTCCGAAAATGTGATCAAACATATGGGCGAAGCTCCTAAATCGCAGCGACTCATTGATACGATTTATAAGGCGTCGGCCGAGGTGAGTTCGGCTATTGTTACGGCCGTGTCTACCACTGTTGTGAGTTTTATTCCCGTTTTTGCGATGGAGGCTGCCGAAGGAAAACTTTTTAGGCCTTTGGCTTTTACCAAAACTTTTGCCTTGCTCTCTGCTCTGGCCGTATCACTTTTGATTTTGCCTAGCATTGCACATTGGGTATTTGGTTTTAGCATTCACAAAAAACTCAAAGGCAAGTTCATTCATGGACTATTGTTAGTAGTAGGCTTGTTGATTGCAGTTTTTAACTCCGTCTGGGCAGGGGTTACGCTTATGGCATTTGGACTGGCGTGGTTTTTTAATCTGGCGATTAAAAAAGAGTATTGGATATCAACTAACCTTAAGGTCATCATTGTGGTCATTTCTGCTACTTGGCTTATGGCCAAGTCTTGGATGCCTCTAGGTGCTAATGCGTCAGTAGCTCTCAACTTTGTCTTTGTCGTATGGATAGTCGCTTTGATTCTTGGTGCTTTTTTGATGTTAGAAAAGTATTACTTGAAGGTGTTGTATTGGTGTCTAGACAACAAAAAAAAGTTTTTATCCATTCCCGTTTTTTTGATTTTGTTTGGAGTGACTACCTGGCTGGGTTTTGCGACTGTATTTGGTTTTGTATCCAATGGATTTGATTTGGCTGGAGTACAAATTCGTACCACCAAGATATGGTCGTCCATGGAGAAAACCTTTCCAGGAATAGGTAAAGAATTTATGCCTGCCTTGGATGAGGGGAGTTTTTTGCTCATGCCCACCTCTATGCCTCATGCAGGAATGACTCAAAACAAGCGTGTAGTTCAACAACTAGACATGTTGTTGGCCAATATACCAGAAGTGGAGCTGGCAGTAGGAAAGATGGGGCGTGTAGAGTCAGCACTTGATCCAGCACCGATCTCTATGTATGAAAACATCATCAATTACAAGTCTGAGTACATGGTCAATAAGAAAGGCCACAGGGTAAAGTTTAAAGTGGATGAGGATGGGAATTATAAAACCCAATCTGGCAACTACTTATCTGCTTTAGATGCACTTGACGCTGATCTGACTTTTGATGAGTTAGTACCCGACGACAACGGAAACTATTACCGAAACTGGCGCCCAGAGATTAAATCTCCAGATGATATTTGGAATGAAATTGTGAAGGTGACCAAAATTCCAGGCGTAACATCAGCACCTAAACTACAGCCCATCGAGACCCGCTTGATCATGTTGCAAACGGGCATGCGTGCGCCTATGGGAGTCAAGGTTTATGGGCCTGATTTGGCTACAATAGAATCGTTTGGGCGAGAGTTGGAGGTGATTTTGAAAGAAGTACCATCTGTCAAGTCTGAGGCGGTATTTGCTGATCGCATCGTGGGCAAGCCTTATATTCATCTTAATATTGATCGCCAAAAAATAGCTCGATATGGACTAAGTATTGAAGATATACAACAGACCATCGAAGCTGCGGTGGGTGGTAGGCAAATCACCAGTACGGTAGAAGGTCGCGAACGATTTCCTGTAAGGGTGCGATACCCAAGAGAGCTGCGAGACGACCCTGCCACTTTAGCCAAAATCTATGTACGCACCTCCACAGGCACACAAGTACCGCTGGGAGATCTTATCCATATTTCCTATGCGCAAGGTCCGCAAATGATTAAAAGCGAAGATACTTTTTTGGTAGGCTATGTGTTGTTTGACAAAAAGGATGGCTATGCGGAAGTAGATGTGGTAGAAGAGTCGCAGCGTTCTATTCAAAATAGGATTGATGAAGGGACATTGGTCGTACCTGCAGGTATTAGTTTTAAGTTTTCGGGTAGTTATGAAAATCAAATCAGAGCAGAGAAGCGGCTGGCGATCATCGTGCCATTGGTATTGATTATCATCTTTCTTATTCTCTATTTCCAGTTTAAATCCATTTCTACTTCACTGATGATTTTTATGGGGGTAGCCATGGCATTTAGTGGGGCATTTATGATGCTTTGGTTTTATGGTCAGGACTGGTTTTTGGACTTTTCTCTATTCTCTACCAATATGCGTGAGCTGTTTCAGATTCAGACGGTCAACCTGAGTGTGGCAGTTTGGGTAGGTTTTATTGCTTTGTTTGGCATTGCTACCGACGATGGTGTGCTCATCGGTACTTATTTGGACCAGAGTATGAAAAAGTACCAACCCGCTACAGCTGAGGAGTTGAGAGAAGCAGTGACTCGTGCTGGCTTGCGCAGAATCAAACCAGCCGTGATGACGTCGGCGACTACCATTATTGCTTTGCTGCCTGTACTCACTTCTACGGGTAGAGGAGCCGATGTCATGATTCCGATGGCAATACCAGCTTTTGGAGGGATGATCGTTGCAGCCATTACTTTCTTCGTTACGCCTGTGCTCTACTATTGGAGAGAGGAATATAAACTAAAAAAATCAACGAGATGAAGCGTGTGATATACTTTATAGGCCTGTTGTTTTGGCTGATGTCCAATACAGGAATGAGCCAAAGCTTGGACGACTATCTACTGGAAGCTGCTGAAAATAACCCAGGACTAAAGGGAGCCTATTTGCGATTTGAAGCGGCTATGGAGCGTGTAGATCAGTCCAATGCTTTGCAAGACCCTACACTTTCGTTTGGTTATTTTATTAGTCCGGTAGAAACTCGATTAGGACCGCAGCGAGTCAAAATTGGCTTGAGCCAAATGTTTCCTTGGTTTGGTACGCTGTCGGCCAAAGAGGAGGTGGCCAATGCACAAGCCGAAGCGGCGTATCAGATGTTTGTGGATCAACGGGATGACTTGTTCTTGCGTGTGAAAAAACTCTATTTCCTTTTGGCCGAAATCAATGAACACATTCAATGGCAAGAAGAGAATTTGAAAATATTAGAAACCTATAAGGCTTTGAGCACAACGCAGTTTTCTAATTCAAAAGGTAGTATGGTCAATGTCATTCGTGTCGATATTTTGATGGAAAGTGCCATGACTGAGATCATGATCAATAGAGAAAAAAAACAGGCTATTGAATATGCTTTTGCCACATTGCTCAACAGGCAAGAAAAGGCAAAAATTGTAGTTGAACCCTTCGAGAGCCAGATTTCACCTGTGATATATGACAAGGATAGTTTGCTGCTCTACAACCCTAAGCTCAAGGCTAAAGAGTTTCAAATTTCATCTGCGGAGTCTATGCAAAGGGTTGCCAAAAAACAAGGTATGCCTAAGATTGGTTTGGGGCTTGATTATGTGTTTGTAGGTGATCGTACAGATATTTCAGTTCCAGACAATGGCAAGAATGTAGTGATGCCCATGTTTACATTGTCTTTACCGATCTATCGTAAAAAATACAAATCTGCCATCAAAGAGGCTGAATTGACACAGATGACATTGGTAGCGGAAAAAGAAGAATTGGTAAATGGCTTAGTTTCATCCTATTATATGACAAAAAATGAACTGGAGACTGCCCAGCAAAGAATTGCGCTCTTTGATCATCAGATAGAAAGCACGTCGATAGCCATCGATTTGCTGTATTCGGCTTATGAAAACTCAGGGCAGGATTTTGAAGATGTGCTGCAGATGCAGCAGGAGTTGCTAAAGTACAAAATGGCCAAGGCCACGGCGATCAAACAATATAATCTCGCCAGTGCCCAACTCAATTATTTGATTGCTCATTCAAACATTACATCAAAATGAAAAAGATAGTAGAAAATAAATTCGCCCTATTGGCTTTTGCTGTGTTGTTGGGTGGTGTCATAGGGTGGTTGGTAAAACCCACTAACCAGTCGAGAGGTGAAGAAGCGCATGTGCATGAGGAGGGGACGGGCCAGACATGGACTTGTGCTATGCATCCGCAAATCCGTCAAACCGAACCTGGCAATTGCCCGATCTGTGGCATGACACTGACACCACTTTCGTCGGATACAAACACCGAAGACCCTGTAGAGTTAAAAATGACGCCCACGGCTATGCAGCTGGCCGATGTACAGACCGAAATGGTGACACTGAAAATACCTACCAAAATCATTAGAATCAATGGTAAAGTAAAAGCAGATGAACGATACGTTTTTACACAAACTTCTCATATTTCTGGTAGGATAGAACAACTGCTGCTCAACTATACAGGGGAGTATGTCTACAAGGGAAAAGTGATTGCTTATCTATATTCTCCTGAGCTGGTTACGGCGCAGAAAGAGTTGTTTGAGGCCTATAAAATCAGAGATAATCAGCCTGTATTGTATAACGCTTCTCGCGAAAAATTGAAAAAATGGAAACTTACTGATCAACAAATCGACGGTATTTTGTCCTCTGGTCAGCCGATGGAGAGTTTTCCTATACTATCGGATTTGACTGGTGTAGTTACCACTAAGAAGGTAAACCTTGGCGATCACATCAAGCAAGGAGCTCCGCTCTTTGAGGTGGCTAACCTGAACAAGGTGTGGCTGCTTTTTGATATTTATGAAAGAGACATGGCTTGGGTAAAAAAAGGTGATAAAGTGAATTATACCTTTCAGGCTTTGCCAGGAGAGTCGTTTGTCGGCAATGTCACCTTTATCGACCCAGTGATAGATGCGAAAAGCCGAGTAGCTAGGGCAAGAATTACCGTAGACAATAGGGACGGGCGATTGAAACCAGAAATGTTTGTAAGGGGTACGATCGAAGCACAGCTCACAGGTGGTGAAGCAAGTATTGTAATACCTAAATCGGCAGTGATGTGGACAGGTAAACGGTCTATCGTTTATGTAAAAACCAATGCTACGAATGGTACACATTTTATGCTTCGAAAGGTCACTTTAGGGCCATCTTTAGGAGAGTCATTTGTAATTACTGCAGGGTTAGAGGCTGGCGAGGAAATTGCCACGCATGGTACGTTTAGTATAGATGCTGCGGCACAGTTGGCTGGCAAACCTAGTATGATGAGTGTTGTACATACCCCCCGTGCTGCTATTCTTAGTGTATCAGCCAAACAAGCACTTGCTCCAGTATATCATGCCTATTTCGAAATGAAAAATGCATTGGTGGATGATAATTGGGAAGCGGCCAAGCAGGCGGGTATACAGCTCAAGTCTTCTGTAGAAGGTGTGGATATGTCACTTTTTTTAGGTTCATCTCATGGGGCTTGGCTGGCGTATCGTAGTGCTTTTCTCAAATCCTTAGCGCATATTCATCATCAGGCAAATGAGGAAGGCGTACGTGGTGTTTTTTTACAGGTCTCATCGCCAATGGTAGATATGACGGTAGTGTTTGGCCCATTAGAGGAAAGGATTTATGTGCAGCATTGCCCGATGGCAGAACGCAACAAAGGAGCCGATTGGCTCAGTTTAGAAAAGGAAATAAAAAACCCCTACTTTGGATCGTCAATGATCAGGTGTGGGGAGAACAGAATAATATTAAAATAGTGAAGGCGAATTTGAGAGACTCAGAATGAGATTTTAGAGAGCAAAATCTCATTAAAAAGCCAGTAGTTTTTTATTAGCATTTTATCATTAACTTTGGATCAAATTTGGGGTAGCTCATGCCTCATGCAGTTTTCAGAATCTACAAACTTAAATATACACTAGCGAATGAAATTTATAGTTTCTTCCTCTTACCTACTCAAACAGTTGTCTGCCATCAATGGCGTGATCACAACCAATCCAGTAGTTCCAATTTTGGAAAACTTTCTATTCGAAATTGCAGATGGTAAATTGACCATCACGGCATCTGATTTGCAAACCTCCATGATCACTGAGCTGGAAGTGGAAGCGAAAGAAAACGGAAACATAGCAGTACCTTCCAAGATATTGTTGGAAACGTTGAGAAACTTACCCGAACAGCCGGTAACTTTTAGTATCGATGAAGAAACTTATAGCATTGAGATCAATTCTGATAATGGTCGATATAAGTTGGCTGGAGAAAATGCTACTGACTTTCCTAAAGTACCTAGTGTATCTGATGGCAATGATGTGAATATCTCGTCAAGCGTACTTGGTAATGCAATAAACAATACCATTCTAGCAACTAGTAGTGATGAACTTCGCCCTGCTATGACTGGTGTGTATTTGAATCTGTCTGAAACGAATACCACTTTCGTGGCAACGGACGGGCATCGATTGATCCGATACAGAAGAGTAGATATTGCCTCTGAAAACGGCGCAAGTATGATCATTCCAAGAAAAGCATTGACGCTTTTGAAATCTACCTTGCCAAGTAGCAATACCAATGTAAACGTACAATACAATGTAGCCAATGCCTTTTTTAAATTTGATGGCATTCACATGGTTTGTAGATTGATCGATGAGCGTTTCCCAGATTACGAAAATGTAATTCCTGCGAACAATGACAATGAAATGATCATTGATAGAACGGAGTTGCTAGGTTCGTTAAAAAGGATTGCTATCTATGCCAACAAGACTACGCACCAGGTAAGATTAAAAATTACAGGAAGTGAATTGGTTATTTCTTCAGAGGATTTGGATTTCTCTAATGAAGCCAACGAGCGTTTGTCTTGCGATCACAATGGCGCTGATATCGAAATAGGATTCAACGGTAAGTTTTTGATTGAAATGCTCGCTAATATAGATTCTACACAGGTATCTATGAAGTTCTCTGAGCCAAACAAAGCAGGTTTGCTCTTCCCTGTAGATAAAGATGATAACGAAGACCTACTCATGCTCGTGATGCCAGTTATGCTGAGCAACTATTCGGCATAAGTCATAGCGTTATAAAAAAAAACTAAAGCCATCCTGATAGTAATCGGGATGGCTTTTTTTGTACTCCGAAAATAAGGCTAAGCTAATAGCCCAATGC contains the following coding sequences:
- a CDS encoding heavy metal translocating P-type ATPase, giving the protein MKHTYRVTGMSCNGCKSHVEEALLQLPEVKSASVELAEGTVTLEMLAHLELAQLQEVLADSQYVIHPADYPKEEKKLAPMPTIRGENYYCPMHCEGEKTYRQFGDCPVCGMDLVAEVSAASTSATEYTCPMHPDIVSDKPGSCPKCGMDLVSKEPETAVEDKSFQRLVRKFKIATGFTLPIFLIAMSDMLPNNSIYQWMPIQYWNWVQLLLSIPVVFYATWMFFQRAYTSIMTRNYNMFTLIGIGAGVAWLFSVFGLLFPEVFPDQFRTESGAIHMYFESATVILTLVLLGQVLEARAHSKTNSAVKKLLKLAPNRAVKIVGGEEIEIAINEIVVGDLLRVKPGDKVPVDGEIKEGNSTIDESMITGEPMPVDKQAGDKVSAGTINGKQSFTITAQKIGADTLLSQIIDMVNQASRSKAPIQKLADKISGYFVPAVVGVSIITFGVWVVFGPEPQFVYALVNAIAVLIIACPCALGLATPMSVMVGVGKGAELGVLIKNAASLERMNKVDVLIIDKTGTVTEGQPTVEEVVALGFDQTELLQQIASVNQRSEHPLAEAIVRYAQDEGVTLQSITDFESVTGKGVTAKVGGQLTAIGNEKLLLDYEVKLNNVAHEFAKKHQSVGRTVSYVAVDGRLVGLVAIGDKIKSTSKQAIEDLKANGIKVIMMTGDHMRTAQAVGDELSLDEVVADCLPADKMEKVKALQSQGLVVAMAGDGINDAPALALADVGIAMGTGTDIAIESAAITLVKGDLHGIVKARILSEKVMRNVKQNLFFALLYNGFGVPLAAGVLFPFFGILLSPMIAALAMSFSSVSVISNALRLRVAKIV
- a CDS encoding HYC_CC_PP family protein; amino-acid sequence: MKQLTSILLAAAMLFGSMGFSMGTHFCGGEAMMDVLVLGHEHMDCGMGDMDQTCEADSHTLTIKKAPCCENVYWSLQLEEVYAHDIAAVSVQPMIAAVLLYDWSTSPWQEVELLKFFVPYTPPPLRRVLRVLYQTFRL
- a CDS encoding efflux RND transporter permease subunit; translation: MLNRIIRFFLAHKLVTVLLMIVLIGWGLITAPFGWKTLFLPSDPVPVDAIPDIGENQQIIFTPWMGRSPQDIEDQITYPLTTSLLGIPGVKSIRSSSVFGFSSIYIIFNEDVEFYWSRSRILEKLNSLPVDLLPDGVRPSLGPDATALGQVYWYTIEGRDRDGNPTGGWDLHEIRSVQDFFVKYGLNAVEGVSEVASIGGFVQEYQIDVNPDALNAYDISLQQVMDAVRKSNRDVGAKTIEINQAEYLVRGLGYIKSIADIEETVVDVSAHHVPITIKDIALVTLGPATRRGLLDKEGAEVVGGVVVARHGSNPLAVINKVKDKIKDLSGGLPKKTLANGVESQLTIVPFYDRTQLINETLGTLEEALSLEILITILVVIVMVLNLRASILIAGLLPIAVLMVFIAMRYLGVDANIVALSGIAIAIGTMVDLGIVLSENVIKHMGEAPKSQRLIDTIYKASAEVSSAIVTAVSTTVVSFIPVFAMEAAEGKLFRPLAFTKTFALLSALAVSLLILPSIAHWVFGFSIHKKLKGKFIHGLLLVVGLLIAVFNSVWAGVTLMAFGLAWFFNLAIKKEYWISTNLKVIIVVISATWLMAKSWMPLGANASVALNFVFVVWIVALILGAFLMLEKYYLKVLYWCLDNKKKFLSIPVFLILFGVTTWLGFATVFGFVSNGFDLAGVQIRTTKIWSSMEKTFPGIGKEFMPALDEGSFLLMPTSMPHAGMTQNKRVVQQLDMLLANIPEVELAVGKMGRVESALDPAPISMYENIINYKSEYMVNKKGHRVKFKVDEDGNYKTQSGNYLSALDALDADLTFDELVPDDNGNYYRNWRPEIKSPDDIWNEIVKVTKIPGVTSAPKLQPIETRLIMLQTGMRAPMGVKVYGPDLATIESFGRELEVILKEVPSVKSEAVFADRIVGKPYIHLNIDRQKIARYGLSIEDIQQTIEAAVGGRQITSTVEGRERFPVRVRYPRELRDDPATLAKIYVRTSTGTQVPLGDLIHISYAQGPQMIKSEDTFLVGYVLFDKKDGYAEVDVVEESQRSIQNRIDEGTLVVPAGISFKFSGSYENQIRAEKRLAIIVPLVLIIIFLILYFQFKSISTSLMIFMGVAMAFSGAFMMLWFYGQDWFLDFSLFSTNMRELFQIQTVNLSVAVWVGFIALFGIATDDGVLIGTYLDQSMKKYQPATAEELREAVTRAGLRRIKPAVMTSATTIIALLPVLTSTGRGADVMIPMAIPAFGGMIVAAITFFVTPVLYYWREEYKLKKSTR
- a CDS encoding TolC family protein, with protein sequence MKRVIYFIGLLFWLMSNTGMSQSLDDYLLEAAENNPGLKGAYLRFEAAMERVDQSNALQDPTLSFGYFISPVETRLGPQRVKIGLSQMFPWFGTLSAKEEVANAQAEAAYQMFVDQRDDLFLRVKKLYFLLAEINEHIQWQEENLKILETYKALSTTQFSNSKGSMVNVIRVDILMESAMTEIMINREKKQAIEYAFATLLNRQEKAKIVVEPFESQISPVIYDKDSLLLYNPKLKAKEFQISSAESMQRVAKKQGMPKIGLGLDYVFVGDRTDISVPDNGKNVVMPMFTLSLPIYRKKYKSAIKEAELTQMTLVAEKEELVNGLVSSYYMTKNELETAQQRIALFDHQIESTSIAIDLLYSAYENSGQDFEDVLQMQQELLKYKMAKATAIKQYNLASAQLNYLIAHSNITSK
- a CDS encoding efflux RND transporter periplasmic adaptor subunit, coding for MKKIVENKFALLAFAVLLGGVIGWLVKPTNQSRGEEAHVHEEGTGQTWTCAMHPQIRQTEPGNCPICGMTLTPLSSDTNTEDPVELKMTPTAMQLADVQTEMVTLKIPTKIIRINGKVKADERYVFTQTSHISGRIEQLLLNYTGEYVYKGKVIAYLYSPELVTAQKELFEAYKIRDNQPVLYNASREKLKKWKLTDQQIDGILSSGQPMESFPILSDLTGVVTTKKVNLGDHIKQGAPLFEVANLNKVWLLFDIYERDMAWVKKGDKVNYTFQALPGESFVGNVTFIDPVIDAKSRVARARITVDNRDGRLKPEMFVRGTIEAQLTGGEASIVIPKSAVMWTGKRSIVYVKTNATNGTHFMLRKVTLGPSLGESFVITAGLEAGEEIATHGTFSIDAAAQLAGKPSMMSVVHTPRAAILSVSAKQALAPVYHAYFEMKNALVDDNWEAAKQAGIQLKSSVEGVDMSLFLGSSHGAWLAYRSAFLKSLAHIHHQANEEGVRGVFLQVSSPMVDMTVVFGPLEERIYVQHCPMAERNKGADWLSLEKEIKNPYFGSSMIRCGENRIILK
- the dnaN gene encoding DNA polymerase III subunit beta is translated as MKFIVSSSYLLKQLSAINGVITTNPVVPILENFLFEIADGKLTITASDLQTSMITELEVEAKENGNIAVPSKILLETLRNLPEQPVTFSIDEETYSIEINSDNGRYKLAGENATDFPKVPSVSDGNDVNISSSVLGNAINNTILATSSDELRPAMTGVYLNLSETNTTFVATDGHRLIRYRRVDIASENGASMIIPRKALTLLKSTLPSSNTNVNVQYNVANAFFKFDGIHMVCRLIDERFPDYENVIPANNDNEMIIDRTELLGSLKRIAIYANKTTHQVRLKITGSELVISSEDLDFSNEANERLSCDHNGADIEIGFNGKFLIEMLANIDSTQVSMKFSEPNKAGLLFPVDKDDNEDLLMLVMPVMLSNYSA